Part of the Cottoperca gobio chromosome 16, fCotGob3.1, whole genome shotgun sequence genome, AAAAAGAAGTATGAGCTGGTAAAATGTCtaatatgacaaaaaaaaagacaataatgtACCCAGAAAGACAGTTGTCAAATCTCTCTGTTGCTCTGAAGCCGATAATGGTGTAGATGACAGTTGCAGCATAGACGGAGGTGAAACCATTGATGAAAGAGATGATCACTGCATCCTGTTCACAGTTGTTACTAGAAGAAACATTCTTCTTTAGATTCAAAGTACAGTGCAATTACCTGTAGCTTtaaattatccatccatccatcgtctaccgcttatccggggtcgggtcagcgggggcagcagctcaagtaaggaaccccaaacttcccttctccaggccacatccgccagctctgACTggaggatcccgaggcgttcccaggccagtgaggagatataatctctccaccgagtcctgggtcttccccggggtctttAAATTATGCACgtaaaacaaatatatcttACTGTACTGAGTTGTAGCTGGAGAAGCAAATAAGACCACCAAAAGCCAAGGAGAAGGAATAGAACACTTGAGCCCCGGCATCGAGCCATGTCGATGGCTTCGCCAGCTCTGCCAACTGGAAGAATTAGTAAAGTAGACAAAATGGATCAACTGGTTATTGCTCTGCATGGACTTTATGCTACCTGTGATGAGGCTAATATGGTCACGGTCTGTTCAAAGGACTAAAATAGCAAGACATTTGGTACAAGATCCCATAGATAGATTTAACAGATTTTTTCAATTCTATTTTatggaaaaatgaaaacataattaaaccTTGCTAAAAATATCTAACCATAAAATGATATCCCAGTAATTACGAAAAGGCATAATTAGGTATTTGATGCCTTTGTTATCTGCAGTGAGACCTGTGTGTTTGCTtgagtgaaaaaataaaatacaacttaCATCTGGTGTGAAGAGAAATTTAACTCCATCCAAAGAGCCCTTCAGGGTCAACCCTCTGATCAGAAATATTGTCAGCACCACATAGGGAAGAGTCGAAGTCACATACACAGCCTCGGGAAAATAAAGTATTCACACAATTACTTTCGAGCTGAATTAAAAATCTTCTCTCTTATTATAGTAAGCAATGTGCTGTACCTTCCCAGTGGTCTCAATACCACGAATGATGCAGATATAGAGCCCAGACCACGCACAAATGTGACATAGCAGTATCCACCACTGCAGACCGCCATCTTCTTCAATCGATGGAGATGTGTTCAGGGTCTCTCTGTACCAGAAATAATCCACAGGGGAGCTCCTCTCACACTCTGACACAAAGCCTGACAGAATGTAACACAGTGTGGGTCACTAAGTAAAAAAGAAGAGTTTTTAACATTACAACACTTCAAGTTGTACTATTACCTGTTAAATTGGCATTCATGGGGCATTGACTCCACGGCAGAGGCTCTTGAAATGAGTTGAAGAGGTACCACAGAATCCAGGCAATGATGGTGTTGTAGTAGAGACTGATCGTCAGAGATACACACATGGATGCAATACCTGCCAATGAATGTTGGGAATGAAAAGGGTTTCTTTTAAATCCCTTTTCCACTAGTTGTAGCAAACATTATGCAAAACATTTCTTACCAATGCCAGTCAAATAGGGATGGATTGTAGCCCACACTCCCAAACTGCCTTTTCTTAAACGTTGACCAATGGCAAACTCAAGATGCAGAAGAGGGATTCCTTCAAGAACCAGCAGGATCAGAAATGGTATCATAAATGCACCTGAAGAAAAAACATAGGAACAATAGATGGTGTCATGGTAACAATACATCAGTCGTACAACAATTGCAACATCTTGATGTTAATCATTTAAGATGCATGTGGACATGTGCAGAGATAAAGTCCAACAGTGAATGCAATACGATCTTTACAAGGATTTACAATCAAAGCACATCTAGTTTTATCTTAACTGTGGTACAATCAGTACAATGCTTCATTTGCTCCATGGGaagaattgaggaaagctaGTTTGTGTACATAAACAGCAAACAATTAAttcacatatataaaaacaatgtaaaaaaaatacgaaatatgttcattaaaatgaaataaaatagaagCAAAGGAAAAAATCCATGGCTGACCTACAGCGCTCAATACTATAAAGACACATACATTTACCAGTCTAGGCACAAAGTAAAATAGCGTTCACTTTCATGTTGCCTGTCACACGTCTTTTGGGTTTTAGGAATCAAACCAACATTTCttctaaatgttttacaaacagGTAAtctaatatattttttctttcttttgctcaaACTATAGTACAATCAGTACAATGCTTCATTTGCTCCATGGGaagaattgaggaaagctaGTTTGTGTACATAAACAGCAAACAATTAAttcacatatataaaaacaatgtaaaaaaaatacgaaatatgttcattaaaatgaaataaaatagaagCAAAGGAAAAAATCCATGGCTGACCTACAGCGCTCAATACTATAAAGACACATACATTTACCAGTCTAGGCACAAAGTAAAATAGCGTTCACTTTCATGTTGCCTGTCACACGTCTTTTGGGTTTTAGGAATCAAACCAACATTTCTTCTACATGTTTTACAAACAGGTAAtctaatatattttttctttcttttgctcaaCCAGTGGTATTAAACATAGTTAAATATGGAATAAGAGCAGTAAACCATGAAAGCATCACTTGCCTCCTCCATGACTCTGACACAGGTAGGGGAAGCGCCAGACATTTCCAAGTCCCACACAAAAGCCAACACAGGTCAGCATGTACTGGGTCTTGTTGTCCCATTTCGGTCTGTCTCCAGCCTCTTCGTCCTCCAGCTTGTCCAGCTGCTCATGGGACAATATCCTGTCCTCCAGGCCTG contains:
- the slc6a19b gene encoding solute carrier family 6 member 19b, which encodes MKLKLPNPGLEDRILSHEQLDKLEDEEAGDRPKWDNKTQYMLTCVGFCVGLGNVWRFPYLCQSHGGGAFMIPFLILLVLEGIPLLHLEFAIGQRLRKGSLGVWATIHPYLTGIGIASMCVSLTISLYYNTIIAWILWYLFNSFQEPLPWSQCPMNANLTGFVSECERSSPVDYFWYRETLNTSPSIEEDGGLQWWILLCHICAWSGLYICIIRGIETTGKAVYVTSTLPYVVLTIFLIRGLTLKGSLDGVKFLFTPDLAELAKPSTWLDAGAQVFYSFSLAFGGLICFSSYNSVHNNCEQDAVIISFINGFTSVYAATVIYTIIGFRATERFDNCLSGNILALLNAFELPEGNITDSNYEQVVQRLNETNPAVIQQLDLPTCNLNTFLSEGVEGTGLAFIVFTEAITKMPLSPLWAVLFFIMLFCLGLSSMFGNIEGLLVPLQDLNVFPKKWPKEATTGITCLFCCLVGLIFIQGSGNYWLSLFDTYGGSIPLLVVAFCEMISVVYIYGIDRFNDDIKFMIGHKPNFFWQATWRVISPLIMFVILVFYFVTKISEKIMYKAWDTESDAFPTLEDKLYPSWIYVIIFVLAGIPSLAVPLVCLWKCLFSKWRGKSNLDNISDQIQISDEIKKSPA